Proteins found in one Gammaproteobacteria bacterium genomic segment:
- a CDS encoding type II toxin-antitoxin system Phd/YefM family antitoxin — protein sequence MRVVNFSEARQRLKSVLDQVSSDTDFTVVTRRDAEDVVVMSMAMFNRMVESLGFPEADSDTPG from the coding sequence ATGCGAGTGGTCAATTTTTCCGAAGCCCGTCAACGGCTCAAATCGGTATTGGATCAGGTGTCGTCAGATACCGACTTTACCGTGGTAACCCGCCGCGATGCCGAAGATGTTGTGGTGATGTCGATGGCAATGTTCAATCGAATGGTCGAAAGCCTGGGATTTCCTGAAGCCGATTCAGACACCCCGGGTTGA